One window of Sandaracinaceae bacterium genomic DNA carries:
- a CDS encoding HIT domain-containing protein gives MSSPSDKRCPFCALPAEDRTWSGALVFAFRDRYPVSPGHTLIVPERHVATWFDATREEQRALLDAVNEVKAQLDRELAPRPDGYNVGFNAGEAAGQTVMHLHVHVIPRYRGDMDDPRGGVRHVIPSKGNYLAQPSPLATGADDPFARHILPLLARATDVAIVAAFVQQSGLDRLRPGLEEALRRDATVPAPGTLIVISSLG, from the coding sequence TCGTCCCCCAGCGACAAGCGCTGCCCGTTCTGCGCGCTCCCGGCCGAGGACCGCACCTGGTCCGGCGCGCTCGTGTTCGCGTTCCGCGACCGCTACCCCGTCTCCCCCGGCCACACCCTCATCGTGCCCGAGCGGCACGTCGCCACCTGGTTCGACGCCACCAGAGAGGAGCAGCGCGCGCTGCTCGACGCCGTCAACGAGGTCAAAGCCCAGCTCGACCGCGAGCTCGCGCCCAGGCCCGACGGCTACAACGTCGGCTTCAACGCGGGGGAGGCCGCCGGGCAGACGGTCATGCACCTGCACGTGCACGTCATCCCGCGCTACCGCGGCGACATGGACGACCCGCGCGGCGGCGTCCGGCACGTGATCCCCAGCAAGGGGAACTACCTCGCCCAGCCCAGCCCGCTCGCCACCGGCGCCGACGACCCCTTCGCCCGGCACATCCTCCCGCTCCTCGCCCGGGCCACCGACGTCGCCATCGTCGCCGCCTTCGTGCAGCAGAGCGGCCTCGACCGCCTCCGCCCCGGCCTCGAGGAGGCGCTGCGGCGTGACGCGACGGTCCCAGCACCGGGGACGCTGATCGTCATATCGTCATTGGGATAA